The following are from one region of the Leptospira neocaledonica genome:
- a CDS encoding GreA/GreB family elongation factor, with the protein MSGKRFLSKNDHQRILSTLEVSAQSKVVQPSILEIIRKTLSKAKKIDQNQVPQDLITMNSKFVLRDLGNAEAFQFTLVYPDEYTENAPANGKLSLFSAHGSAVLGARVGEVVRWEINGMDKYLRVQELLYQPTAI; encoded by the coding sequence ATGAGTGGTAAAAGATTTCTTTCAAAGAATGATCATCAAAGGATTCTTTCCACCCTTGAGGTTTCCGCCCAATCCAAAGTAGTCCAGCCGAGTATCTTAGAAATCATACGTAAGACGCTATCTAAAGCTAAAAAGATAGATCAGAACCAAGTTCCGCAAGACCTGATCACTATGAATTCTAAATTCGTGCTTAGAGACTTGGGTAACGCGGAAGCATTTCAATTTACCCTAGTATATCCCGATGAATATACTGAAAACGCTCCCGCTAACGGTAAACTTTCTTTATTCTCCGCTCATGGCTCTGCAGTATTAGGCGCTAGAGTGGGAGAAGTAGTCCGTTGGGAGATCAACGGAATGGACAAATACCTAAGAGTCCAAGAACTACTCTACCAACCGACTGCTATTTAG
- a CDS encoding SET domain-containing protein has product MIERRTNKFGENGIFASQPIAKGTLLFSYSEWIEDEEFGWKVLSVSEADELPEEEKEIFMKYGYDVDFGLVTGPSGPEFVINHSNFMNHSCDPNMWYDQTDNIIAKRDIEVGEELTIDYGNFVVNFDQTFECACGATGCRKFIRKDDWKLLLPQYSLNFPTFMHKEIKKILVKVPA; this is encoded by the coding sequence ATGATCGAAAGACGCACGAACAAGTTCGGGGAAAACGGAATCTTCGCCTCTCAACCAATTGCTAAGGGAACATTACTGTTCAGCTATAGCGAATGGATCGAAGATGAGGAATTCGGATGGAAAGTACTCTCCGTCTCGGAAGCCGATGAACTTCCGGAAGAGGAAAAGGAAATCTTCATGAAATACGGCTATGACGTAGACTTCGGCCTAGTCACCGGCCCTTCCGGACCTGAATTTGTTATCAATCACTCCAACTTTATGAACCATTCCTGTGATCCGAACATGTGGTACGATCAAACGGACAATATTATAGCCAAAAGGGATATAGAAGTTGGAGAAGAGCTTACCATCGACTACGGTAACTTCGTAGTGAACTTCGACCAAACCTTTGAATGTGCTTGTGGAGCAACCGGCTGCCGCAAATTCATTCGTAAGGACGATTGGAAACTCTTACTACCTCAGTATAGTCTCAACTTTCCTACATTCATGCATAAGGAAATTAAGAAGATCCTGGTAAAAGTCCCTGCATAG
- a CDS encoding LIC_10461 domain-containing protein, whose amino-acid sequence MLQIIKTLILVLALGFSAGCHTTTVVHKGGDTPYALAKETPGPDKKVKQGSTVFGIYPTTAPMEAGCDRNHPEVIIKTGFVDLVIHTLIGPFYTTKTVEVYCKP is encoded by the coding sequence ATGTTACAGATAATCAAAACTCTAATATTGGTTTTGGCCTTGGGATTTTCCGCAGGTTGTCATACTACTACTGTGGTTCATAAGGGAGGAGATACTCCCTATGCATTGGCAAAGGAAACTCCAGGCCCTGATAAAAAAGTAAAACAAGGAAGCACTGTTTTCGGGATTTATCCTACTACCGCACCAATGGAAGCAGGCTGCGACAGGAACCATCCGGAAGTGATTATCAAAACCGGATTCGTGGATCTAGTCATTCATACCTTGATCGGTCCCTTCTATACCACCAAAACCGTAGAAGTGTACTGCAAACCGTAA
- a CDS encoding DUF2179 domain-containing protein → MPNWAFDYLVLPLGIYFARMTDVSIGTVRIILISRERKILAALLGFVEVLLWLIVITQIMRNLSNVFCYIAYAGGFATGTFLGMVVEEKLALGHSLIRIIVPEKGEEIVQNLAQAGYRTTTLEAQGVRGPVKVILSLLRRKDIPIVLGILKNTAPGAFYTIENARKTSDPELWKTSGQEGESFARILWRRQSRIRK, encoded by the coding sequence ATGCCTAACTGGGCCTTTGATTATCTAGTTTTACCCCTCGGAATTTATTTTGCCAGAATGACGGACGTAAGCATAGGCACTGTCCGGATCATTCTAATCTCCAGAGAAAGAAAGATCCTGGCAGCCCTCCTAGGCTTTGTAGAAGTACTTCTCTGGCTGATCGTAATCACTCAGATCATGAGAAACCTAAGCAATGTATTCTGTTATATAGCATACGCTGGTGGATTTGCTACGGGCACTTTCCTAGGAATGGTGGTAGAAGAAAAACTGGCCCTCGGGCATTCACTCATCCGCATCATTGTTCCTGAAAAGGGAGAAGAGATCGTCCAAAACCTGGCCCAAGCAGGCTATCGCACAACCACACTGGAAGCTCAGGGAGTTAGAGGTCCGGTCAAAGTCATTCTATCCTTATTAAGAAGAAAGGATATACCCATTGTACTTGGAATCTTAAAGAATACGGCGCCAGGAGCCTTTTATACGATAGAGAATGCCCGTAAGACAAGCGACCCGGAACTTTGGAAGACTTCCGGACAGGAAGGAGAAAGTTTTGCCCGTATCCTATGGAGAAGGCAATCCAGGATCAGGAAATGA